In the genome of Spirochaetia bacterium, one region contains:
- the secA gene encoding preprotein translocase subunit SecA, producing MAKSIFGVLFGTKQDRDIKKLKPIVKLVNDQESWAKAFKDEDFPKQTAEFKKQVAEGTGLDTLLPQAFALAREAAFRVLGQRHYDVQIMGAIVLHKGKILEMKTGEGKTLTCVPAAYLNALEGKGVHVVTVNDYLASRDAHWMGPVYNFLGLSTGVIVSDMDNDSRRQAYQADITYGTNNEFGFDYLRDNMKWSLADKIQPKHHYCIIDEIDSILIDEARTPLIISGQAEDDSEQVLGAEQIAGSLVECEKDPATNDYYEVDPLARFDKDSAPFDERGDYKIDEKKKSVSFTSQGLTHMEELLQKHHTISGSLYEGANFEYVHYVTQAVKALRLFQKDVDYVVQDNAIQIVDEFTGRILYGRRYSDGLHQAIEAKEHIKVLGQNKTLATITFQNFFRMYDKLSGMTGTAETESTEFMKIYELDVVVIPTNRPIIRKDEQDLIYYDENFKFKAICEEIKRIHATGQPILVGTVSIEKSEVLSTLLRKMGIKHEVLNAKNHAREALIIEEAGAKGAVTIATNMAGRGTDIKLGGSIENMARKLCGTDATPEEMAEATEKVRPQWNKAYNEVKALGGLYIIGTERHEARRIDNQLRGRSGRQGDPGSSRFYVSLDDNLMRLFAKDNLKEMLGKAGMKDGEPLQHRMLTGSIERAQKRVEERNFDIRKHLLEYDDVLNEQRNFIYQKRDDILGEEHILQKVLEYCHKLTDGYVDEAFDLKDDNQCRNIVERMDSEMHLACSPLAQEATREEWKEYLHKTIDDEVMAKVAITTEKPFNDFLRFHFLRQIDIRWQDHLSMLEELREAVGLRSYAQKNPLVEYKLEGFDIFNQMLENIEDFMAFTLVNVRIREKDESYDRQHKPAKTVERHTRSAAFQEKADQAARQTQKNRQSDQGQTKPVTIRRTYPKVGRNDPCPCGSGKKYKNCHGRHM from the coding sequence ATGGCAAAATCGATTTTCGGAGTTCTTTTCGGAACCAAGCAGGACCGTGACATAAAGAAACTCAAGCCAATCGTCAAGCTTGTAAACGACCAGGAATCTTGGGCAAAAGCCTTCAAGGATGAAGATTTCCCAAAACAGACGGCCGAATTCAAGAAACAGGTAGCAGAAGGCACCGGGTTGGATACGTTGCTCCCCCAGGCTTTTGCCCTAGCACGTGAGGCAGCATTCAGGGTCTTGGGCCAGCGCCATTACGATGTGCAGATAATGGGCGCCATTGTCTTGCACAAAGGCAAGATATTGGAAATGAAAACCGGTGAAGGAAAAACACTGACGTGTGTTCCTGCTGCTTATCTGAATGCATTGGAGGGCAAAGGTGTACATGTAGTCACCGTCAACGACTATCTGGCTTCCCGTGATGCCCATTGGATGGGGCCTGTATACAACTTTCTTGGGCTCAGTACAGGTGTCATTGTCTCGGATATGGACAATGACTCAAGAAGACAGGCATATCAGGCTGATATTACCTATGGTACCAACAACGAATTCGGATTTGACTATCTGAGAGACAATATGAAATGGTCTCTTGCAGACAAGATACAACCGAAGCACCATTACTGCATCATCGATGAAATTGACTCGATTCTTATCGATGAAGCCCGTACGCCTCTGATTATCAGCGGCCAGGCGGAAGATGATTCCGAACAGGTACTGGGTGCTGAACAGATTGCAGGCTCTTTGGTTGAATGTGAAAAAGATCCTGCGACAAATGACTACTATGAAGTCGATCCTCTTGCACGTTTTGACAAGGACAGTGCTCCATTCGATGAACGGGGTGACTATAAGATTGACGAGAAAAAGAAATCCGTTTCATTTACCTCCCAGGGTCTTACCCATATGGAGGAATTGCTTCAGAAACACCATACCATCTCAGGAAGCCTCTATGAGGGTGCCAACTTTGAATATGTGCACTATGTGACCCAGGCAGTCAAAGCCCTTCGCCTCTTCCAAAAAGATGTTGATTATGTCGTCCAGGACAATGCCATCCAGATCGTCGATGAATTTACCGGGCGTATCCTATATGGAAGACGTTACAGTGACGGCTTGCACCAGGCAATTGAAGCAAAGGAACATATCAAGGTCCTTGGGCAGAACAAGACATTGGCGACGATTACGTTCCAGAATTTCTTCAGGATGTACGACAAGCTTTCCGGTATGACCGGTACTGCTGAAACAGAAAGCACTGAATTCATGAAGATATATGAGCTGGATGTCGTAGTCATCCCTACCAATCGCCCAATCATCAGAAAAGATGAGCAGGACCTGATCTACTATGATGAAAACTTCAAGTTCAAGGCAATCTGCGAAGAGATCAAGCGGATACATGCTACAGGACAGCCGATTCTAGTTGGTACAGTATCAATTGAAAAGAGTGAAGTGCTCTCTACGTTGCTTCGGAAGATGGGTATCAAGCATGAAGTGCTCAACGCCAAGAACCATGCCAGAGAAGCTTTGATCATCGAGGAAGCCGGTGCAAAGGGTGCAGTTACCATTGCCACCAATATGGCCGGACGTGGTACTGATATCAAACTCGGCGGCAGCATCGAGAATATGGCGAGGAAACTCTGCGGTACCGATGCGACTCCTGAAGAAATGGCAGAGGCAACAGAAAAGGTCCGGCCACAGTGGAACAAGGCATACAATGAGGTCAAGGCTCTCGGAGGTCTGTATATAATCGGTACAGAACGACATGAGGCCCGCCGTATCGACAATCAGCTCAGAGGTCGTTCCGGACGTCAGGGCGACCCCGGTTCCTCACGTTTCTATGTATCCCTGGATGATAACCTGATGCGTCTGTTCGCAAAGGACAATCTCAAGGAAATGCTCGGCAAAGCCGGCATGAAAGATGGAGAGCCGCTCCAGCATAGGATGCTGACAGGTTCCATTGAACGTGCTCAGAAGCGAGTCGAGGAAAGAAACTTCGATATCAGAAAGCATCTGCTCGAGTATGATGATGTGCTCAATGAACAGAGAAATTTCATCTACCAGAAGAGGGATGATATCCTTGGTGAAGAGCATATCCTGCAGAAGGTGCTTGAATATTGCCACAAGCTCACAGACGGCTACGTAGACGAAGCCTTTGACTTGAAAGATGACAACCAATGTAGGAATATCGTCGAACGGATGGACAGTGAAATGCACCTGGCATGTTCTCCCCTCGCCCAGGAAGCTACGCGGGAAGAATGGAAGGAGTATCTGCATAAGACGATTGATGACGAAGTCATGGCTAAGGTGGCAATCACGACAGAAAAGCCGTTCAATGATTTCCTGAGATTCCATTTCCTTCGTCAGATTGATATCCGTTGGCAGGATCATCTCTCCATGCTTGAAGAGCTAAGAGAAGCCGTAGGCCTCCGTTCCTATGCGCAGAAGAATCCTCTTGTTGAATATAAGCTGGAAGGATTTGACATTTTCAACCAGATGTTGGAAAATATAGAGGATTTCATGGCCTTTACCCTTGTCAATGTCAGGATCAGAGAGAAGGATGAAAGCTATGACAGGCAACATAAACCGGCTAAAACGGTTGAACGCCATACCAGAAGTGCGGCCTTCCAGGAAAAGGCAGACCAAGCGGCTCGGCAGACGCAGAAAAACCGTCAGTCCGACCAAGGGCAGACAAAACCTGTCACTATCAGGAGGACTTATCCGAAGGTAGGAAGGAATGATCCCTGTCCTTGCGGTTCCGGTAAGAAGTATAAGAATTGTCATGGAAGGCATATGTAA
- a CDS encoding chitobiase/beta-hexosaminidase C-terminal domain-containing protein, whose amino-acid sequence MKKMQNILKFFCKLSLLLLVICLLVSCDQPDLQVGEVSLQMEHAKSITPGNSAKVTQVSFWGEETNSSKTLSKQTLVLGEKNTVSSIPVGTWDFHVEGMNSDGTVITEQADATGVAVNSGKTSSISFTLHYLTSDTGTYSIGISWPEDLSSTFTKVEASLGDSWYEGTASGSSVAVSGTAAAGDYLVGVRFTNPSGTQLTFSGMDMVNVFTGLESSGTISFEDADFSKAAQPTISTGDVTGGKQVTIATDTAEAAIYYTTDGTDPATSSTRESYTAPFTLAESKTVEAVAVKADLLDSEETSQAITVSAVATPTFSLRSGDSQDVAISCKTSGATIHYRYAVGSASYGSWTTGTSIPVTQGKELKVEAYAEKDGMVRSATGTQAYSVATGPDFSKTTGTYSNTFTLTLTGDTIRYKVGSGSYQTYSSGISITSTGTTITAFNEASGEVNSAVVVNTYTLQAATPVISQSATTGGQKVSISCGTSGATIHYTTDGSTPTASSTIGTSFTLTSGKTVKAIAVKDNFASSGVASKAVTVSTVTTPTFSPAGGTTFTDSQTVTMTSTSGATIYYTTDGTTPTTSSSHITSGGSIPLSATTTIKAMAVKSGMANSAVATSGEYMKQAVYTIGSTGPAGGVIFYDKGSYSNGWRYLEAAPADEGTYVWGGYKTSVSGTSTAIETGKANTEAIVDTLEKKSITDTYAAKVCSDKTLNGYSDWFLPSQDELYEMYEQRKSIGGFKDSYYWSSSQSSADNAYYVYFYFDSKYDDIKSNKHYVRAVRAF is encoded by the coding sequence ATGAAAAAAATGCAGAACATACTGAAATTTTTCTGCAAGTTGTCCTTACTGTTGTTGGTAATCTGTTTGCTGGTTTCCTGTGATCAACCTGACCTGCAGGTGGGGGAAGTCTCTCTGCAGATGGAGCACGCCAAGTCAATAACTCCCGGAAACAGTGCCAAGGTCACCCAGGTGTCCTTCTGGGGGGAAGAGACGAACAGCAGCAAGACGCTTTCCAAGCAGACCTTGGTCCTCGGTGAAAAGAATACGGTTTCCAGCATTCCCGTAGGCACCTGGGACTTCCATGTGGAAGGGATGAACAGCGACGGGACGGTGATCACCGAACAGGCTGATGCAACCGGAGTCGCAGTCAACTCAGGGAAGACGAGCTCCATCAGCTTCACCCTGCATTACCTTACAAGTGACACCGGGACCTATAGCATAGGGATAAGCTGGCCGGAAGACCTGTCATCGACCTTTACCAAGGTTGAGGCAAGCCTCGGGGACAGCTGGTATGAAGGGACAGCAAGCGGAAGCAGTGTGGCAGTGAGCGGCACTGCCGCTGCAGGCGACTACCTGGTAGGGGTGAGGTTTACCAATCCCTCTGGTACACAGCTCACTTTCTCAGGGATGGACATGGTGAACGTGTTCACGGGGCTGGAGTCGAGCGGGACGATCAGCTTCGAGGACGCTGACTTTTCCAAGGCAGCACAACCGACGATAAGCACAGGTGATGTTACCGGCGGCAAGCAGGTGACCATAGCAACCGATACAGCAGAAGCGGCAATCTACTACACGACAGATGGGACTGACCCTGCCACCAGCAGTACGAGAGAGAGCTATACAGCTCCGTTCACCTTGGCAGAGAGCAAGACGGTAGAGGCAGTTGCCGTGAAGGCAGACCTGCTGGACTCAGAGGAGACCAGCCAGGCCATCACGGTCTCTGCTGTAGCGACACCGACCTTCAGCCTGCGTTCAGGAGATTCGCAAGATGTTGCCATCAGCTGCAAGACTAGCGGAGCAACCATCCATTACCGGTATGCGGTAGGCAGTGCAAGCTATGGAAGCTGGACGACAGGGACAAGTATCCCGGTGACGCAGGGCAAGGAGCTCAAGGTGGAGGCCTATGCAGAAAAGGACGGGATGGTCAGGTCTGCCACAGGGACACAGGCCTACAGCGTTGCCACAGGACCAGACTTCAGCAAGACCACCGGAACCTACAGCAATACATTTACGCTGACACTGACTGGCGATACCATACGCTACAAGGTAGGAAGCGGAAGCTACCAGACCTACTCGTCAGGCATCAGCATCACCAGCACAGGAACAACGATCACGGCATTCAATGAAGCAAGCGGGGAAGTGAACTCTGCTGTTGTAGTCAACACCTATACCCTGCAGGCAGCGACGCCTGTCATTTCCCAGAGCGCAACCACAGGCGGGCAGAAGGTAAGCATCAGCTGTGGGACCAGCGGAGCAACTATCCACTATACGACAGACGGGAGTACTCCGACTGCATCGAGTACAATAGGGACAAGTTTTACTCTGACTTCCGGCAAGACGGTCAAGGCCATTGCAGTGAAGGACAACTTTGCCAGTTCTGGAGTGGCAAGTAAGGCAGTTACAGTTTCAACAGTAACGACACCGACTTTCAGTCCTGCAGGAGGAACGACCTTTACCGATAGCCAGACAGTGACAATGACGAGTACCAGTGGTGCAACCATCTACTACACGACAGATGGTACTACACCGACGACAAGCAGCAGCCATATTACGTCGGGAGGAAGCATTCCCCTGAGTGCTACGACTACAATAAAGGCCATGGCGGTGAAGAGTGGCATGGCAAATTCTGCGGTTGCAACAAGCGGAGAATATATGAAGCAAGCTGTTTATACGATCGGTAGTACTGGACCTGCGGGTGGCGTAATATTCTATGACAAAGGTTCCTATAGCAATGGCTGGCGGTATCTTGAGGCGGCACCTGCTGATGAAGGAACCTATGTCTGGGGAGGTTATAAGACTTCAGTCTCGGGAACAAGCACTGCAATCGAAACCGGAAAGGCAAACACTGAAGCAATTGTAGATACACTTGAAAAAAAGAGCATCACCGATACCTATGCGGCAAAGGTATGCTCTGACAAGACACTGAATGGGTACAGCGATTGGTTTCTGCCATCGCAGGATGAGTTATACGAAATGTACGAGCAAAGAAAGAGTATCGGAGGATTCAAGGATAGTTACTATTGGAGTTCTTCTCAGTCCAGCGCTGACAACGCGTACTACGTTTACTTCTACTTTGACAGCAAGTACGACGACATCAAGAGCAACAAGCACTATGTTCGGGCTGTGCGGGCTTTCTGA